The Sphingobacterium bambusae genome includes a window with the following:
- the soxC gene encoding sulfite dehydrogenase, which yields MNKSKVSQLWSERSLGLAVFIFVLVGIGLTSYLFFGSRNQIIEPITPTQIVVDPSKVQGGPTGEVGYRSAFESPKKLTSSTASRTPLQDLYGTITPADLHFERHHAGVPTIDPDKHELLIHGLLDKPIRLTLADLKRYPSVSRICFIECSGNFRYGKREMTPQEVCGLTSQSEWTGVLLSTILRDLGVKASAKWFLAEGADGALMARSVPLDEALPEAIIAYGQNGEAIRPQQGYPMRLVIPGFEGNTQIKWLRRIELTDEPVMTREETSKYTEKVKDGKIRMFSLVMDARSIITYPAYPKKIEEGWQEIRGIAWSGRGKVKQVLVSTDDGAHWQQAHIQGPVLEKAHTAFRLMWNWDGKPTRILSKVIDETGYEQPTYNQLVKARESKVGYHFNPVVGWDIEKDGAAYLADVADIN from the coding sequence ATGAATAAGAGCAAAGTATCGCAATTATGGTCAGAACGCAGCTTGGGTCTAGCTGTATTTATATTCGTGCTGGTAGGTATTGGCCTGACAAGCTACCTGTTTTTTGGGTCAAGAAATCAGATTATTGAACCTATTACGCCTACGCAGATCGTTGTAGATCCTAGCAAGGTGCAAGGTGGGCCAACGGGCGAGGTTGGTTATCGGTCGGCTTTTGAGTCTCCTAAGAAACTCACTTCATCGACAGCTTCGCGAACACCATTGCAGGACCTTTATGGAACCATAACCCCCGCAGATCTGCATTTTGAGCGGCATCATGCAGGGGTACCAACTATCGATCCCGATAAACACGAGTTGCTGATCCATGGACTACTGGACAAACCTATACGCTTGACCTTAGCAGATCTCAAACGCTATCCTTCGGTTTCCCGTATTTGTTTTATTGAATGCTCGGGGAATTTTAGATATGGTAAGCGTGAGATGACGCCACAGGAGGTTTGTGGGCTGACTAGTCAGAGCGAGTGGACGGGCGTACTGCTGTCCACCATCTTGCGCGATCTTGGCGTGAAAGCATCTGCAAAATGGTTCTTAGCAGAAGGTGCGGATGGGGCGCTGATGGCGCGTAGCGTACCTTTAGATGAGGCGTTGCCAGAAGCCATTATTGCATATGGACAAAATGGCGAAGCAATCCGTCCCCAGCAAGGCTATCCCATGCGCCTTGTGATACCTGGATTTGAGGGAAATACCCAGATCAAGTGGCTACGACGCATCGAGCTAACGGACGAGCCGGTGATGACGCGCGAAGAAACTTCTAAATATACCGAGAAAGTAAAGGATGGTAAGATCAGAATGTTTAGTTTAGTAATGGATGCGCGCTCAATAATTACATATCCGGCTTACCCCAAGAAAATTGAAGAGGGCTGGCAAGAAATCCGTGGTATTGCCTGGAGTGGAAGGGGAAAGGTAAAACAGGTTTTGGTAAGTACCGATGACGGTGCGCATTGGCAGCAGGCTCATATTCAAGGGCCGGTACTTGAAAAAGCACATACGGCCTTTCGCCTGATGTGGAACTGGGATGGCAAACCAACTCGAATATTAAGTAAGGTAATCGATGAAACGGGTTACGAACAACCAACGTACAATCAGCTAGTGAAAGCTCGCGAGTCTAAAGTTGGTTACCACTTCAATCCGGTAGTCGGCTGGGACATTGAAAAGGATGGAGCGGCTTACCTTGCCGATGTAGCCGACATAAATTGA
- a CDS encoding FAD-binding protein, giving the protein MVMEKNYDAIVVGAGPNGLAAAITLQRAGKSTLLPVRIIEIYDLRLW; this is encoded by the coding sequence ATGGTAATGGAAAAAAACTATGATGCAATAGTGGTAGGGGCTGGCCCCAATGGTCTAGCAGCGGCGATAACTTTGCAACGTGCAGGAAAGTCAACCCTGCTTCCTGTAAGAATAATTGAAATTTATGACCTTCGATTATGGTAA
- a CDS encoding c-type cytochrome, which produces MIKLHAYGLLLLHCLFVCCSVEPRDAQAIDTTQVYHMRWDDGLDNYQQTWPAQFQIGKAADKKFIAKWDIDVRPDGKGLPENGEGTVKSGELLYRQKCASCHGVNGYEGPYDKLVSDSTGKNTIGNYWPYATTIFDYVRRAMPFNAPGSLSDQEVYDITAYLLYLNKIITKDKVINARTLPLIEMPALKRYVIDDRRGGSEVK; this is translated from the coding sequence ATGATTAAGCTGCATGCATATGGTCTCTTGCTGTTGCACTGTCTTTTTGTTTGCTGTTCGGTCGAACCCAGAGATGCGCAAGCGATAGACACCACGCAGGTTTATCATATGCGATGGGATGACGGTCTGGATAATTACCAACAGACATGGCCGGCACAATTCCAGATTGGAAAAGCTGCCGATAAGAAATTTATTGCTAAATGGGATATTGACGTACGTCCCGATGGCAAGGGCCTTCCTGAAAATGGGGAAGGTACGGTGAAATCAGGTGAACTGCTTTACCGGCAGAAATGTGCTTCCTGCCACGGCGTGAATGGGTATGAAGGACCATATGATAAGTTGGTGAGTGACAGCACAGGAAAAAATACCATTGGCAATTACTGGCCTTATGCAACGACCATTTTTGATTACGTGCGCCGGGCGATGCCGTTTAACGCGCCAGGTTCGCTAAGCGATCAAGAGGTCTATGACATCACGGCCTACCTGCTGTACTTAAATAAGATAATAACCAAAGATAAAGTAATCAATGCAAGAACGCTTCCCCTGATCGAGATGCCGGCGCTGAAGCGCTACGTAATAGACGACAGACGAGGTGGATCGGAAGTAAAATAA